From Sporosarcina sp. Marseille-Q4943, the proteins below share one genomic window:
- a CDS encoding M55 family metallopeptidase — protein sequence MKIYVSVDMEGITGLPDYTFVDSARHNYERARRIMTEEANAIIRAAIGQGAEQVLVNDSHSKMNNLLVEELHPDADLITGDLKAFSMVQALDESYDGAIFAGYHARAGQPGVMSHSMTFGVRNMHINDVAIGELGLNAYVAGYYGVPVIMVAGDDRACKEAEELIPGVVTAAVKQSISRSAVKTLHPTKAHALIEEKTAEAIVKRSTIKPLTPPANPVLRIEFTNYGQAEWAALMPGCEIEPGTTIVKFEAKDILEAYRAMLVMVELAMQTKFC from the coding sequence TTGAAGATTTATGTATCCGTTGATATGGAGGGGATCACGGGACTGCCTGATTACACGTTTGTCGACTCGGCGAGACATAATTATGAACGCGCTCGGCGTATTATGACAGAGGAAGCAAATGCAATCATACGTGCAGCAATCGGACAAGGAGCTGAACAAGTTCTCGTGAACGATAGCCATTCCAAAATGAACAATCTGCTCGTGGAGGAGCTTCATCCGGATGCAGATTTGATAACCGGTGATTTGAAAGCGTTTTCGATGGTTCAGGCTTTGGATGAATCGTATGATGGCGCCATATTTGCGGGGTACCACGCAAGGGCTGGCCAACCGGGGGTCATGAGCCATTCGATGACTTTTGGCGTTAGGAATATGCATATCAATGATGTGGCGATAGGCGAGCTTGGATTGAACGCATATGTCGCGGGCTATTACGGAGTGCCTGTCATCATGGTCGCTGGGGACGACCGTGCATGCAAGGAAGCGGAGGAATTGATTCCTGGGGTCGTGACTGCGGCAGTCAAGCAGTCGATCTCCCGTTCTGCCGTGAAGACGCTGCATCCGACGAAGGCTCATGCATTGATCGAAGAGAAGACCGCAGAGGCGATTGTCAAACGTTCAACGATCAAACCGCTCACACCGCCGGCAAACCCGGTGTTGCGCATCGAATTCACGAATTATGGTCAAGCGGAATGGGCCGCACTCATGCCTGGATGTGAAATCGAGCCAGGGACAACAATCGTGAAATTTGAAGCGAAAGATATATTAGAAGCGTACCGAGCGATGCTCGTTATGGTCGAGTTGGCAATGCAAACAAAGTTCTGCTAA
- a CDS encoding ABC transporter permease: protein MRTIWREIKHDKVAFGSLILLTIIVLTAYISPLFVDQTALTRVNFFNIWKPPSAEHWLGTDDGGRDVFGHLMIGTRNSLTIGICVTIIAGLFGLTYGLISGFYGGLVDNVMMRILEFLMVLPSLLFIIVFVTIVPNYNVYTFILIMSIFLWFGKARLIRSRAISERERDYINASKTLGTPSWKIMFFEMFPNLSSLVIVNMTLTLANNIGLETGLSFLGFGLPANTPSLGTLISYATNPDTVKNKWWSWLPAALLILVMMLCINYIGQAVKRASDARQRLA, encoded by the coding sequence ATGCGAACGATTTGGCGTGAAATCAAGCACGATAAAGTTGCATTCGGATCATTGATTTTACTGACGATCATCGTACTGACAGCTTATATTTCACCATTATTTGTTGACCAAACGGCATTGACTCGAGTGAACTTCTTTAACATATGGAAGCCGCCGTCCGCTGAACATTGGCTCGGCACGGATGATGGAGGGCGGGACGTGTTCGGACATCTGATGATCGGAACACGGAACTCGCTCACAATCGGAATCTGCGTAACAATCATTGCCGGGTTGTTCGGCTTGACATATGGCTTGATATCTGGCTTTTACGGAGGCCTGGTTGACAATGTTATGATGCGTATCCTTGAATTCCTGATGGTATTGCCTTCATTGCTGTTCATCATCGTTTTCGTAACGATTGTTCCGAATTACAATGTATATACATTCATCCTTATTATGAGTATTTTCCTCTGGTTCGGAAAAGCGAGGCTCATCCGGTCGAGAGCGATTTCTGAAAGGGAGCGGGATTATATCAACGCTTCCAAGACGCTAGGAACGCCAAGTTGGAAGATCATGTTCTTTGAAATGTTCCCTAACTTGAGTTCACTCGTCATCGTAAATATGACACTTACGCTTGCAAATAATATCGGTTTGGAGACAGGGCTGTCCTTCTTAGGGTTCGGTCTACCCGCTAATACTCCTTCGCTAGGAACATTAATTTCTTACGCGACGAATCCCGATACGGTCAAGAATAAGTGGTGGTCATGGTTACCTGCAGCATTACTGATCCTAGTAATGATGCTGTGTATAAATTACATCGGGCAAGCGGTCAAACGCGCGTCTGATGCAAGGCAAAGATTAGCCTAA
- a CDS encoding ABC transporter ATP-binding protein — translation MSLLKVNDLKVHYPIRGGFFRRVVDHVRAVDGISFELQPGETYGLVGESGCGKTTSGRAIIGLNKVTTGEMLFEGKDLAKLSRYDRRKYTKDIQMIFQDPYSSLNGRKNVLNIIAEPLRNFERLSPKEELLKVQELVARVGLSPESIYKYPHQFSGGQRQRIGIARALALKPKLIIADEPVSALDVSVQAQVLNFMQEIQEEFNLTYLFISHDLGIIQHMCDRIGIMYRGRFVEEATASEIYSNPQHVYTKRLIAAIPEMNPEKRFEKMHLRQAINQEYQTEYNNYFDKDGRMFDLKKISETHSVAVQ, via the coding sequence ATGTCGCTACTAAAAGTTAATGATTTAAAAGTGCATTACCCTATCAGGGGAGGTTTTTTCCGTAGAGTCGTAGATCACGTCAGAGCTGTGGACGGCATTAGTTTCGAATTGCAGCCAGGTGAAACGTACGGCCTAGTCGGAGAGTCGGGATGTGGCAAAACGACTTCCGGACGGGCGATTATCGGTTTAAATAAAGTAACGACTGGGGAGATGCTTTTCGAAGGAAAGGATCTAGCCAAGCTTAGCAGGTACGATAGACGCAAATATACAAAAGATATCCAGATGATTTTCCAGGATCCGTATTCATCGTTGAACGGTAGGAAAAACGTCCTAAATATCATAGCTGAACCACTTCGGAACTTTGAAAGACTATCTCCAAAAGAAGAGTTGCTGAAAGTGCAAGAGTTGGTCGCGCGTGTCGGATTAAGTCCTGAATCCATCTATAAATATCCACACCAATTTTCAGGAGGGCAGCGCCAGCGGATCGGAATCGCTCGTGCGCTCGCTTTGAAACCGAAATTGATCATCGCGGATGAGCCGGTGTCGGCATTGGACGTATCCGTTCAAGCGCAAGTGTTGAACTTCATGCAGGAAATCCAAGAGGAGTTCAACTTGACATATCTATTCATCTCGCATGACCTTGGCATCATCCAGCATATGTGCGATCGGATCGGCATCATGTACCGCGGCCGTTTCGTAGAGGAAGCGACAGCATCCGAGATCTACAGCAATCCGCAGCACGTCTATACGAAACGGTTGATTGCCGCGATTCCGGAGATGAACCCTGAAAAGCGTTTTGAGAAGATGCATTTGCGTCAAGCGATCAATCAGGAATACCAAACTGAATACAATAACTACTTTGACAAAGATGGGCGGATGTTCGATTTGAAAAAGATATCGGAGACGCATTCCGTAGCCGTGCAATAA
- the opp4A gene encoding oligopeptide ABC transporter substrate-binding protein has product MAKKQFMLLASLLLVLSVFLAACTGKEKEDAGEKPAETGKETEKPEEKKEEEPAEDPSAGLDFPFEVTNKGEPVADGEMTIAMVTDTPFEGTLSRVFYSGTYDAEVISKFDENLFATDGDYLITNDGAATFEISDDNKTIDITIRDGVKWHDGEPVKASDLLYSYQLLGHPDYTGTRYTFMISNVEGMPAYHNGETTEISGIKISDDDKTISITYTEATPSLMSGIWGYATPRHHVGDIMTGEVTMEELVSSDKIRANPIGFGPYKVAKIVPGESVLYERNDDYWRGQPALKSLVLKTVSSASILEVLKKGEVDIASIPTDQYLNAKEIDNIELLADIDYAYTYIGFKLGKWDAEKKTNVTDPNAKMANKLVRQAMWYAMDNETIGKELYNGLRFPASTLIIPVFASFHDPSIETPSYDPEKAKALLDEAGYKDVDGDGFRENDKGEEFVLNFASMSGGEIALPIAQFYIQNWEDVGIKVQLLDGRLHEFNSFYDMVEADDPKIDIYQGAWGTGSDPDPSGLYGRDAAFNYTRYTSEKNDELLAAGTSEKAFDADYRKDIYKQWQELMVDEVPVAPTVYRYYLHGVNKRVVNYSIAPGSENARVWKWGVSE; this is encoded by the coding sequence ATGGCAAAGAAGCAGTTTATGCTACTTGCGAGTCTATTGCTTGTTCTCAGCGTATTTTTAGCTGCATGTACAGGCAAAGAAAAAGAAGATGCTGGTGAGAAACCTGCGGAAACTGGAAAAGAAACAGAAAAGCCAGAGGAAAAGAAAGAAGAGGAGCCGGCAGAGGATCCAAGCGCTGGTTTAGATTTCCCGTTCGAAGTAACAAACAAAGGTGAGCCTGTGGCAGACGGAGAAATGACAATCGCTATGGTTACAGACACTCCGTTTGAAGGTACATTAAGCCGTGTGTTCTATTCAGGCACATATGACGCCGAAGTTATCTCTAAATTCGATGAAAACCTATTTGCTACTGATGGTGACTACTTGATCACTAACGATGGTGCGGCAACATTTGAAATCTCAGATGATAACAAAACAATCGATATTACAATCAGAGACGGTGTTAAATGGCATGATGGCGAGCCTGTCAAAGCTAGTGACCTTCTTTACTCGTACCAACTACTTGGTCACCCTGACTATACAGGAACTCGTTACACGTTCATGATCTCTAACGTTGAAGGTATGCCTGCATACCACAACGGCGAAACGACAGAAATCTCTGGTATCAAAATTTCAGATGACGATAAAACAATCTCCATCACGTATACAGAAGCGACTCCATCGCTTATGTCAGGTATTTGGGGTTATGCAACACCTAGACACCATGTTGGTGATATCATGACTGGTGAAGTAACTATGGAAGAACTAGTTTCTTCTGATAAAATCCGTGCGAACCCAATCGGTTTCGGTCCTTACAAAGTTGCAAAAATCGTACCTGGTGAATCTGTCCTTTACGAGCGCAACGATGATTACTGGAGAGGGCAGCCGGCACTTAAATCTTTGGTCCTGAAAACAGTAAGCTCTGCTTCCATTCTTGAAGTTCTTAAGAAAGGCGAAGTGGATATCGCTTCAATCCCAACAGACCAATACCTAAATGCGAAGGAAATCGATAACATCGAGCTTCTTGCAGATATCGACTATGCATACACATATATCGGGTTCAAACTTGGTAAATGGGATGCAGAAAAGAAAACAAACGTAACTGATCCAAACGCAAAAATGGCTAACAAACTTGTTCGTCAAGCTATGTGGTATGCAATGGATAACGAAACGATCGGTAAAGAGCTTTACAACGGTCTTCGTTTCCCTGCATCTACTCTAATTATTCCTGTATTTGCTAGCTTCCATGACCCAAGCATTGAAACACCGTCTTACGATCCTGAAAAAGCGAAAGCACTTCTTGACGAAGCTGGATATAAAGATGTTGATGGCGATGGTTTCCGTGAAAACGACAAAGGTGAAGAATTCGTTCTGAACTTTGCTTCCATGTCAGGTGGAGAAATTGCATTGCCAATCGCACAATTCTACATCCAAAACTGGGAAGACGTAGGCATTAAAGTACAACTTCTTGACGGACGTCTTCACGAGTTCAACTCGTTCTACGACATGGTAGAAGCTGATGATCCGAAAATCGACATCTACCAAGGTGCTTGGGGAACTGGTTCTGACCCAGATCCATCCGGTCTATACGGAAGAGATGCTGCGTTCAACTATACTCGTTACACAAGCGAGAAAAACGACGAGCTTCTTGCAGCAGGTACATCTGAAAAAGCATTCGATGCTGACTACCGTAAAGATATCTACAAACAATGGCAAGAGTTGATGGTTGATGAAGTTCCGGTTGCTCCAACTGTATACCGTTACTACCTACACGGTGTTAACAAACGTGTTGTTAACTACTCAATCGCACCAGGTTCAGAAAACGCTAGAGTTTGGAAGTGGGGAGTTTCTGAATAA
- a CDS encoding phosphoribosylanthranilate isomerase has translation MTKVKICGLMEPKHVQAAVEAGADAVGFVFAPSRRRVAIAEAKELAQFVPDHVMKIGVFVNAEREELEHAFREVPLDYIQYHGGESSTFIERVGLPSIKVLSVHGSEDVEKVHGYQTEYVLFDTPGVEFSGGSGKIFDWGLLDRDVPRDRVILAGGLHAQNVKEAIRQVRPFMVDVSSGVEIDRRKDETLIREFIRAVKEEES, from the coding sequence ATGACGAAAGTGAAGATTTGTGGGTTGATGGAGCCGAAGCATGTGCAAGCTGCGGTGGAAGCGGGGGCGGATGCGGTCGGATTCGTATTTGCACCGAGCAGACGCCGTGTCGCGATTGCGGAAGCGAAGGAGCTGGCGCAATTCGTACCGGATCACGTCATGAAGATCGGCGTCTTCGTCAATGCGGAGCGGGAAGAACTGGAGCATGCCTTCCGGGAAGTGCCGCTCGATTATATCCAATATCACGGCGGGGAGTCGTCCACGTTCATTGAAAGAGTCGGACTTCCTTCTATTAAAGTGTTATCAGTACACGGTAGTGAAGATGTTGAAAAGGTGCATGGTTACCAGACAGAGTATGTCTTATTCGATACGCCAGGCGTAGAGTTCAGCGGAGGAAGCGGGAAGATATTTGACTGGGGCTTATTAGATAGAGATGTTCCGAGAGATCGGGTCATTTTGGCGGGCGGGCTTCATGCGCAGAACGTCAAGGAGGCCATCCGGCAAGTGCGACCGTTCATGGTGGATGTGTCGAGCGGCGTGGAGATCGATCGTAGAAAAGATGAGACGTTGATTCGCGAGTTTATTCGTGCGGTGAAAGAGGAGGAGAGCTAA
- the trpA gene encoding tryptophan synthase subunit alpha, with amino-acid sequence MKTLERRIRTCIANGEKAFVPYILAGDGGLATLKEKLLFLQEAGVTAIEVGIPFSDPVADGEAIQQAGARALTEGVTLRKVLEELERCKGEVAVPLVVMTYLNPVLAFGMPQFVEVCEKAGVSGLIIPDLPLEESGPFREELKGKDIAWIPLVSLTSPDERIAKIAESAEGFLYAVTVNGITGKRNDFSEELYSHLQRVKQISTVPVLAGFGISTREQVKEMCNHTDGVIVGSAIVEALHRNELEEIRELIQSRVRKVEIVNLH; translated from the coding sequence ATGAAAACGTTAGAGAGAAGGATCCGAACATGTATCGCTAATGGTGAAAAGGCGTTTGTGCCATATATATTGGCAGGCGACGGAGGTTTAGCGACATTGAAGGAGAAGCTCCTCTTTTTGCAAGAGGCCGGCGTGACGGCGATTGAGGTCGGCATTCCGTTTTCCGACCCGGTGGCGGATGGGGAGGCGATCCAACAGGCGGGAGCTCGGGCGCTTACAGAAGGTGTGACTCTCCGGAAAGTATTGGAGGAACTTGAGCGATGCAAAGGGGAAGTGGCGGTTCCTTTAGTTGTCATGACGTATTTGAATCCAGTCTTGGCGTTCGGTATGCCACAATTTGTCGAAGTGTGCGAAAAAGCAGGGGTCAGTGGATTGATTATCCCGGATTTGCCGCTTGAGGAGAGCGGCCCGTTTCGAGAAGAACTGAAAGGGAAGGATATCGCGTGGATCCCCCTCGTGTCGTTGACAAGTCCAGATGAACGAATTGCAAAGATAGCGGAGAGCGCTGAAGGTTTTTTATATGCGGTGACCGTTAATGGAATTACGGGAAAACGGAATGACTTTAGCGAGGAACTCTATTCCCATCTACAACGTGTTAAGCAGATCAGTACTGTGCCGGTACTGGCGGGATTCGGCATCTCAACGCGAGAGCAAGTAAAGGAAATGTGCAATCATACGGATGGCGTCATCGTCGGAAGCGCGATTGTCGAAGCCTTACACCGAAATGAGCTGGAAGAAATCCGTGAATTGATACAGTCCAGAGTGAGGAAAGTTGAAATTGTCAATTTACATTGA
- a CDS encoding DUF4003 family protein has product MHLDMIRDEVETTYDKVKSLAGWSVDKNVVLTITSYYVTAAKEFNAVDFSRAMAALKERAGWFSPLRGHLLPMMAAFLTQSDDSVDEEADRLLVKQRVLKQAGFRNTIHSYLAALLMSDDASQYQEEADQAKRLYDAMKKQHYFLTSDDDYAYAMLLGKQGENPEDHAKAMRAYYDALRKEGFRAGNELQWLSQVMTYIDITFQRQLVKRAWEIYGMLRDDTKAKPVHYPMIGFLTVFKVGDGEIQEIIRLTKQLEQSKRFKWNKEMALSVAAGHAMHQMTERADQVSVSLAASVEMILRAQQAVMAATVAAVAASSAASSSN; this is encoded by the coding sequence ATGCATTTGGATATGATCAGGGACGAAGTAGAAACGACATATGACAAAGTGAAGTCTTTAGCGGGCTGGAGCGTCGACAAGAACGTTGTGTTGACGATCACTTCGTATTATGTGACGGCGGCGAAAGAATTCAACGCCGTCGACTTCAGCCGCGCCATGGCCGCCTTAAAAGAGCGAGCGGGCTGGTTTTCACCTTTGCGTGGACATTTATTGCCGATGATGGCGGCTTTCCTCACGCAGTCCGACGATTCGGTCGATGAGGAAGCTGATCGTCTTCTGGTGAAGCAGCGAGTATTGAAGCAAGCCGGTTTCCGGAACACGATTCATTCCTATCTTGCCGCACTGCTCATGAGCGACGATGCGTCACAATACCAAGAAGAAGCTGATCAGGCGAAAAGGTTATATGACGCAATGAAAAAACAGCATTACTTCCTTACATCGGACGATGATTACGCATACGCCATGCTGCTCGGTAAACAGGGAGAGAACCCCGAGGACCACGCCAAGGCGATGCGTGCGTATTACGATGCACTGCGCAAAGAGGGGTTTCGGGCGGGCAATGAACTCCAATGGTTGTCGCAAGTCATGACGTACATAGATATCACTTTTCAGCGGCAACTCGTCAAAAGGGCTTGGGAAATATACGGAATGCTTCGAGATGATACAAAAGCGAAACCCGTTCATTATCCGATGATTGGATTCCTGACTGTCTTCAAAGTCGGTGACGGGGAAATTCAGGAAATCATCCGACTTACGAAGCAATTGGAGCAATCGAAACGCTTCAAGTGGAACAAGGAAATGGCCCTATCGGTCGCCGCCGGCCATGCGATGCATCAGATGACGGAAAGAGCCGATCAGGTTAGTGTCAGTCTGGCAGCGTCCGTCGAAATGATTTTGCGGGCGCAACAGGCGGTGATGGCAGCAACAGTCGCCGCAGTTGCTGCATCCTCGGCCGCCAGCTCGTCAAATTGA
- a CDS encoding ABC transporter ATP-binding protein, translated as MLKNPVLEIKDLRTSFSIKGDYYAAVDGVSFTVYENEVVAIVGESGCGKSALALSVMGLHNLKNTKLEGQVNFNGQNLLTLSRSRLDKVRGKDIGMIFQDPMTALNPLATIGRQIEEPMDYHMKLSASEKKKRTLELLRRVGIKNEQRVYEQYPHELSGGMRQRVVIAIALACDPVLLLADEPTTALDVTIQAQIMDLMKELQNQMKTGIILITHDLGVVAEMADRVVVMYAGEVVEIADVKELFENPLHPYTRSLLNSIPSNMETKEKLHVIDGIVPSIQNLDRKGCRFAPRIEWIPEEDHEEMPEMHEATPNHFVRCSCYKTFYFPEDRVGEKEYVATKS; from the coding sequence CTGTTGAAAAACCCGGTGTTGGAAATTAAAGATCTTCGTACGTCATTCAGTATTAAAGGTGACTATTATGCTGCGGTAGATGGAGTTTCCTTTACAGTTTACGAAAACGAGGTCGTTGCAATCGTCGGTGAATCGGGTTGCGGTAAAAGTGCATTAGCTCTATCTGTCATGGGACTGCATAACCTGAAAAACACAAAGCTTGAGGGACAAGTGAACTTTAATGGGCAGAATCTACTGACGCTATCACGTTCACGTCTGGATAAAGTGAGAGGGAAGGATATCGGGATGATTTTCCAAGACCCGATGACAGCTTTAAATCCGCTCGCGACAATCGGGAGACAGATTGAAGAGCCGATGGATTACCATATGAAATTGTCCGCAAGTGAAAAGAAAAAGCGTACATTGGAACTTCTTCGACGGGTGGGTATTAAGAACGAACAACGCGTCTATGAGCAATATCCGCATGAACTATCAGGTGGGATGAGACAACGTGTCGTCATCGCAATCGCACTTGCATGCGATCCGGTACTTCTTCTCGCGGATGAGCCTACGACTGCTTTGGACGTTACGATTCAAGCACAAATCATGGATTTAATGAAAGAGCTGCAAAACCAGATGAAGACGGGCATCATCCTGATTACCCATGACCTAGGGGTCGTTGCGGAGATGGCCGACCGCGTCGTTGTCATGTATGCAGGTGAAGTCGTTGAAATAGCGGATGTAAAAGAGCTGTTCGAGAACCCTTTGCATCCATATACAAGATCTTTATTGAACTCGATCCCTTCCAATATGGAAACGAAAGAGAAGTTGCATGTCATTGATGGAATCGTTCCATCCATTCAGAACCTCGACCGCAAAGGGTGCCGTTTCGCACCGCGGATCGAATGGATCCCTGAAGAGGACCATGAGGAGATGCCGGAGATGCATGAAGCGACACCGAACCATTTTGTCCGATGCTCATGCTACAAAACGTTCTATTTTCCGGAGGACAGAGTAGGAGAGAAAGAATATGTCGCTACTAAAAGTTAA
- the trpB gene encoding tryptophan synthase subunit beta, producing the protein MATEMRKGRYGKFGGQYVPETLMSALIDLEKAYEEAKADSTFSEELNHYLQDFVGRENPLYFAKRLTEKVGGAKIFLKREDLNHTGAHKINNSLGQALLAMRMGKKKIVAETGAGQHGVATATACALFGLECIVFMGKEDIRRQELNVFRMELLGAKVVSVDKGSGTLKDAVNEALRYWVANVEDTHYILGSALGPHPFPEIVRDFQRVIGVETRRQIIEKEGRLPDAVVACIGGGSNAIGMFHPFVEDEGVALYGVEAAGSGIATGLHAAAIADGKEGVLHGAYMYVLQDENGFIQEAHSISAGLDYPAVGPEHCHLHDIGRVKYSAVTDAEALEGLQVLSRTEGIIPALESAHAIQFATGLAKGMCKDEIVVVCLSGRGDKDMQTVREALGGGLK; encoded by the coding sequence ATGGCGACAGAGATGAGAAAAGGACGATATGGGAAGTTCGGCGGGCAATATGTGCCGGAGACGTTGATGTCTGCACTCATTGACTTGGAGAAGGCGTATGAGGAGGCGAAGGCCGATTCGACATTTTCCGAGGAATTAAATCATTATTTGCAGGATTTTGTCGGCAGGGAGAACCCGCTCTATTTTGCGAAGCGTTTGACGGAGAAAGTCGGAGGCGCAAAAATCTTCTTGAAGCGGGAAGATTTGAATCATACGGGTGCCCATAAAATCAATAATTCGCTCGGGCAGGCGCTGCTTGCGATGCGGATGGGGAAAAAGAAAATCGTGGCAGAAACGGGTGCCGGGCAACATGGTGTAGCGACTGCGACGGCTTGTGCATTATTCGGGTTGGAGTGCATCGTCTTCATGGGCAAGGAGGACATCCGCCGTCAGGAGCTGAATGTGTTCCGGATGGAGCTGCTCGGCGCGAAGGTCGTGTCGGTCGACAAAGGGTCGGGAACGTTGAAGGATGCCGTCAATGAAGCATTACGTTATTGGGTCGCGAATGTTGAGGATACGCATTATATATTAGGTTCAGCCCTCGGTCCACATCCATTCCCGGAAATCGTACGTGATTTCCAGCGGGTGATCGGCGTGGAGACGAGACGGCAAATTATCGAAAAGGAAGGCCGATTGCCGGACGCGGTTGTTGCGTGCATTGGAGGAGGCAGCAATGCGATTGGCATGTTCCACCCGTTTGTCGAAGATGAGGGAGTTGCGCTGTACGGTGTTGAAGCGGCAGGAAGCGGCATTGCGACAGGGCTTCATGCGGCTGCCATTGCGGACGGGAAGGAAGGCGTCCTACATGGGGCGTATATGTATGTGCTGCAGGACGAAAACGGTTTTATCCAGGAAGCGCATTCGATTTCCGCAGGACTCGATTACCCGGCGGTAGGACCTGAGCATTGCCATTTGCATGACATTGGCAGAGTGAAGTATTCGGCTGTGACGGATGCGGAAGCTTTGGAAGGGCTGCAAGTTTTGTCGAGGACGGAAGGGATCATCCCCGCTCTCGAGAGCGCCCATGCGATCCAGTTTGCGACGGGGCTGGCAAAAGGAATGTGTAAGGATGAAATTGTCGTCGTCTGTTTGTCGGGACGGGGAGATAAAGATATGCAAACGGTTCGTGAAGCGCTTGGAGGTGGGTTGAAATGA
- the opp4B gene encoding oligopeptide ABC transporter permease produces MLKFILRRTLLMIPQLILLSLIIFMLAKAMPGDAVTGAFQGNPDATPEQMEKIREKFGLNDPWYQQYGRWIGKAVQGDFGMSYMHKQKVTNLLAGRIENTVLLSLFTLIVIYLISIPLGIIAGRWTDTWADKLIVTYNYFAFATPLFVFALLMLFLFSFILGWFPTGNSVNIRIEAGTWEYVVDRAKHLFLPVMSGALIGTYSTIQYLRNDIIDQKLNDYVKTARAKGVPEGKVYTRHILRNSLLPIAAFLGYEITSLITGSVFIEWIYSYPGLGQLFIQSIQLRDFTVVTALVLLFGAAVIIGTMLSDIILSIVDPRIRIE; encoded by the coding sequence ATGTTGAAATTCATTTTACGTAGGACATTGCTCATGATTCCGCAACTCATCCTCCTCAGTCTCATCATCTTTATGCTTGCAAAAGCGATGCCGGGTGATGCGGTGACGGGGGCGTTCCAAGGAAATCCTGACGCGACGCCTGAACAGATGGAGAAAATCCGGGAGAAATTCGGATTGAATGATCCTTGGTACCAGCAGTATGGACGTTGGATCGGTAAAGCGGTGCAAGGCGATTTCGGAATGTCTTATATGCACAAGCAGAAAGTTACGAATCTATTAGCAGGACGTATTGAAAATACCGTACTATTATCACTCTTCACGCTCATTGTCATCTACTTGATTTCAATTCCGCTCGGCATTATCGCCGGACGTTGGACGGATACATGGGCGGATAAATTGATCGTTACGTATAACTACTTCGCATTTGCGACGCCATTATTTGTTTTTGCCTTGTTGATGCTGTTCCTGTTCTCCTTCATATTGGGCTGGTTCCCGACTGGCAACAGTGTGAATATTCGGATTGAGGCGGGTACATGGGAATACGTTGTTGATAGGGCTAAGCATTTATTCTTGCCGGTCATGTCTGGGGCACTCATTGGAACATATTCGACTATCCAATATTTGCGAAATGACATCATCGATCAAAAACTCAATGATTACGTGAAAACTGCCCGTGCTAAAGGTGTGCCGGAAGGGAAAGTGTATACACGTCACATATTGCGGAACTCGTTATTGCCGATTGCGGCATTCCTCGGATATGAAATTACTAGCCTAATCACCGGTTCCGTTTTCATAGAATGGATTTACAGCTATCCGGGACTCGGACAACTTTTCATTCAATCAATTCAATTGCGTGATTTCACCGTTGTTACGGCTCTCGTCTTGCTATTTGGCGCTGCCGTTATTATCGGGACGATGCTGTCGGATATTATTCTGAGTATCGTTGATCCGCGGATTCGAATTGAATGA